One part of the Prunus persica cultivar Lovell chromosome G5, Prunus_persica_NCBIv2, whole genome shotgun sequence genome encodes these proteins:
- the LOC18777721 gene encoding potassium transporter 2 isoform X1, which yields MDPQLGSANQFKETWKHTLLLSFQSLGVIYGQLSTAPLYVFGTMNAEDIKSEETVYELFSCIFWTINIISLLKYAFIVLRADDNGEGGTFALYSLLCRHAKVGLLPNDTSANEVMHYETGSPFKIKVESRARRAIEKHKSSHYLMLFLALFGSCMTIGVGVLTPALSVYSVSSGVQRSMSDMAHLFSSSPRKQEAISNAFEKCEYFVIKGTLAHMSSKMESKETGETKRRNTHCTWKINTTHSEPVNHDGQSLSDVPVPTASAILVCLFTLQHYGTHKIGFIFAPIIVIWLIFIGGGGIYNIFHWNKQIIHAVSPMYMYRFVKNIEIKSWRSLGSIVLCVAGSEAMFADLGHFRKKSIKITFVCLIYPVLVLCYAGQAAYISKNLHAADFNHLSESIPHRIRHWFIALSLLASVVGSQATITASFSIINQCLALGCFPRVKVIHTSDKIHGQVYIPDINWLLMVLSLAVTIGFHDIMRIGSATGLAVISGMLVTTCLMSLVIALYWEKNLFESVCCLIFFGSIEVMYVSACMLNFHKGAWYLVVLLALSLTVMLSWHYGTKKKLEFDLQNKVSAEWLTDISPGLGVTRVPGIGFIYTDIVTGIPAFFSHFITNLPAFHQVLIFVSFKSLPMPYVPASRRYLIGRVGPKDLKIYRCVVRYGYCDPIRDTDNFEEQIISSIGEFITMEENEFESLNSSEGRMVVVGKPPADGSALIPLNETNSDEESVSLVSNIETQLAPMVADAVESGLGSVMRKKVRFMLPAKSPKMRASVRDELQELIDARESGTAYFLGQVHLAVRDGSDVLKRLLIMTYAFCDKNCREPPVALNIPHAALVEVGMVCCI from the exons ATGGATCCTCAGCTCGGTTCTGCTAACCAGTTCAAG GAGACATGGAAGCATACGCTTCTTTTGTCATTTCAGAGCCTTGGAGTAATTTATGGTCAACTGAGTACTGCTCCCTTATATGTCTTTGGGACAATGAATGCAGAAGATATCAAATCAGAGGAGACTGTTTATGAACTATTCTCCTGTATTTTCTGGACTATTAACATCATTTCTTTACTCAAGTATGCCTTTATAGTATTAAGAGCTGATGACAATGGAGAAG GTGGTACTTTTGCTTTGTATTCACTCCTGTGTAGGCATGCTAAAGTGGGTCTGCTTCCAAATGACACAAGTGCTAATGAGGTTATGCATTATGAGACGGGAAGTCCTTTCAAGATAAAGGTGGAATCAAGGGCTAGAAGAGCCATTGAGAAACATAAAAGTAGCCACTATTTAATGTTGTTCCTTGCTCTGTTCGGTTCCTGCATGACGATCGGTGTTGGGGTGCTTACCCCAGCTCTATCTG TGTATTCAGTTTCATCGGGTGTTCAAAGATCAATGTCAGATATGGCACACTTAT TTTCATCTTCACCAAGAAAACAGGAGGCCATATCAAATGCTTTTGAGAAATGTGAGTACTTTGTCATCAA AGGCACTCTTGCACACATGTCCAGTAAAATGGAAAGCAAAGAAACCGGAGAAACTAAAAGGAGAAATACACACTGCACCTGGAAAATAAACACAACACATTCTGAGCCTGTCAATCATGATGGCCAAAGTTTATCTG ATGTACCAGTTCCAACGGCATCTGCTATATTGGTGTGCCTCTTCACACTACAACACTATGGGACTCATAAAATTGGGTTTATTTTTGCTCCAATTATTGTCATTTGGCTGATATTTATCGGTGGAGGCGGTATATATAACATTTTCCACTGGAACAAACAAATTATCCATGCTGTCTCCCCGATGTACATGTACAGATTTGTTAAGAACATTGAAATCAAAAGTTGGAGGTCTCTAGGCAGCATCGTTTTGTGTGTAGCAG GATCAGAGGCAATGTTTGCAGATCTAGgtcatttcagaaagaaatcGATCAAG ATTACATTTGTATGCTTGATTTATCCAGTCCTTGTTTTATGCTATGCCGGCCAGGCTGCATATATCTCCAAAAACTTGCATGCTGCAGATTTCAATCATCTCAGTGAATCCATCCCCC ACCGAATTCGCCACTGGTTCATAGCATTATCCCTTCTTGCTTCAGTTGTGGGAAGCCAAGCAACCATAACAGCCAGTTTTTCCATCATAAATCAGTGCCTAGCACTTGGTTGTTTCCCCAGAGTAAAAGTTATTCATACATCAGATAAGATACATGGGCAGGTTTACATTCCTGATATCAACTGGCTATTGATGGTTCTAAGCCTCGCTGTTACAATTGGTTTCCATGATATTATGAGAATTGGTTCTGCCACAG GTTTGGCCGTAATTTCTGGAATGCTCGTAACGACTTGTCTCATGTCACTCGTAATTGCCCTGTACTGGgagaagaatttgtttgaaTCTGTCTGTTGTCTGATATTCTTTGGATCCATTGAGGTAATGTATGTATCAGCTTGTATGTTGAATTTCCATAAGGGAGCTTGGTATTTGGTTGTCCTTTTGGCATTGTCCTTGACAGTCATGCTTTCATGGCATTATGGAACCAAGAAGAAGCTCGAATTTGACTTACAAAACAAGGTATCTGCAGAATGGCTTACTGATATTAGCCCAGGCCTAGGGGTTACCAGGGTTCCTGGCATTGGTTTCATTTATACTGATATAGTGACAGGAATTCCAGCTTTCTTCTCACACTTCATTACCAACCTTCCTGCATTTCACCAAGTTTTGATCTTCGTGTCGTTCAAGTCCCTACCGATGCCTTACGTCCCTGCAAGTCGGAGGTATCTTATTGGCAGGGTTGGCCCAAAAGATTTGAAGATTTATCGGTGTGTCGTGAGATATGGATACTGTGATCCTATTAGGGACACTGATAATTTTGAAGAACAGATTATTAGTTCAATCGGAGAGTTCATTACCATGGAAGAAAATGAGTTTGAATCCCTGAATTCATCAGAAGGAAGAATGGTGGTTGTTGGAAAGCCACCAGCTGATGGAAGCGCTTTGATTCCATTGAATGAAACAAACTCAGATGAGGAGTCTGTGAGCTTGGTGAGCAATATTGAAACTCAGCTAGCTCCAATGGTGGCCGATGCAGTGGAGAGTGGTTTGGGTTCAGTGATGAGAAAAAAGGTGCGGTTCATGTTGCCCGCGAAGAGTCCGAAAATGCGAGCATCTGTTAGGGATGAGCTGCAAGAACTAATAGATGCAAGGGAGAGTGGCACAGCGTACTTCCTGGGGCAGGTGCATTTAGCAGTGCGTGATGGCTCAGACGTGTTGAAGCGCTTGCTGATCATGACTTAtgcgttttgtgataaaaattgCAGAGAGCCTCCAGTTGCTCTCAACATTCCTCATGCCGCTCTTGTCGAGGTTGGTATGGTCTGTTGCATATAA
- the LOC18776551 gene encoding homeobox protein knotted-1-like 1 isoform X1 produces MEGALSSSTTYKEKEKQENVEDHEILKNRISTHPLYGLLVEAHLDCLKVGGISGDLDLEGDVSRDMKQLDNKYKASENRQSDLDHFMEAYCLALGKLKEAMEEPQQTSMAFISNMHLQLKELTGSHQPEPATSLSGQSVDHLN; encoded by the exons ATGGAAGGAGCTTTGAGTAGTTCTACTACTtacaaggagaaagaaaaacaagagaaTGTTGAAGATCATGAGATCCTCAAAAACAGAATCTCTACCCATCCCTTATATGGGCTGTTGGTTGAAGCTCACTTGGATTGTTTGAAg GTCGGTGGAATTAGTGGTGACCTAGACCTAGAGGGAGATGTTAGCAGAGATATGAAGCAGCTTGACAACAAGTACAAGGCCAGTGAAAATCGACAATCTGACCTCGATCACTTCATG GAAGCATATTGCTTGGCACTTGGGAAGCTGAAAGAAGCAATGGAGGAACCGCAGCAAACGTCGATGGCCTTCATAAGTAACATGCACCTGCAACTCAAGGAGCTAACAGGATCTCATCAACCTGAACCGGCCACCTCACTTTCCGGTCAGTCTGTTGACCATCTAAATTAA
- the LOC18777721 gene encoding potassium transporter 2 isoform X2 — MDPQLGSANQFKETWKHTLLLSFQSLGVIYGQLSTAPLYVFGTMNAEDIKSEETVYELFSCIFWTINIISLLKYAFIVLRADDNGEGGTFALYSLLCRHAKVGLLPNDTSANEVMHYETGSPFKIKVESRARRAIEKHKSSHYLMLFLALFGSCMTIGVGVLTPALSVYSVSSGVQRSMSDMAHLFSSSPRKQEAISNAFEKYVPVPTASAILVCLFTLQHYGTHKIGFIFAPIIVIWLIFIGGGGIYNIFHWNKQIIHAVSPMYMYRFVKNIEIKSWRSLGSIVLCVAGSEAMFADLGHFRKKSIKITFVCLIYPVLVLCYAGQAAYISKNLHAADFNHLSESIPHRIRHWFIALSLLASVVGSQATITASFSIINQCLALGCFPRVKVIHTSDKIHGQVYIPDINWLLMVLSLAVTIGFHDIMRIGSATGLAVISGMLVTTCLMSLVIALYWEKNLFESVCCLIFFGSIEVMYVSACMLNFHKGAWYLVVLLALSLTVMLSWHYGTKKKLEFDLQNKVSAEWLTDISPGLGVTRVPGIGFIYTDIVTGIPAFFSHFITNLPAFHQVLIFVSFKSLPMPYVPASRRYLIGRVGPKDLKIYRCVVRYGYCDPIRDTDNFEEQIISSIGEFITMEENEFESLNSSEGRMVVVGKPPADGSALIPLNETNSDEESVSLVSNIETQLAPMVADAVESGLGSVMRKKVRFMLPAKSPKMRASVRDELQELIDARESGTAYFLGQVHLAVRDGSDVLKRLLIMTYAFCDKNCREPPVALNIPHAALVEVGMVCCI; from the exons ATGGATCCTCAGCTCGGTTCTGCTAACCAGTTCAAG GAGACATGGAAGCATACGCTTCTTTTGTCATTTCAGAGCCTTGGAGTAATTTATGGTCAACTGAGTACTGCTCCCTTATATGTCTTTGGGACAATGAATGCAGAAGATATCAAATCAGAGGAGACTGTTTATGAACTATTCTCCTGTATTTTCTGGACTATTAACATCATTTCTTTACTCAAGTATGCCTTTATAGTATTAAGAGCTGATGACAATGGAGAAG GTGGTACTTTTGCTTTGTATTCACTCCTGTGTAGGCATGCTAAAGTGGGTCTGCTTCCAAATGACACAAGTGCTAATGAGGTTATGCATTATGAGACGGGAAGTCCTTTCAAGATAAAGGTGGAATCAAGGGCTAGAAGAGCCATTGAGAAACATAAAAGTAGCCACTATTTAATGTTGTTCCTTGCTCTGTTCGGTTCCTGCATGACGATCGGTGTTGGGGTGCTTACCCCAGCTCTATCTG TGTATTCAGTTTCATCGGGTGTTCAAAGATCAATGTCAGATATGGCACACTTAT TTTCATCTTCACCAAGAAAACAGGAGGCCATATCAAATGCTTTTGAGAAAT ATGTACCAGTTCCAACGGCATCTGCTATATTGGTGTGCCTCTTCACACTACAACACTATGGGACTCATAAAATTGGGTTTATTTTTGCTCCAATTATTGTCATTTGGCTGATATTTATCGGTGGAGGCGGTATATATAACATTTTCCACTGGAACAAACAAATTATCCATGCTGTCTCCCCGATGTACATGTACAGATTTGTTAAGAACATTGAAATCAAAAGTTGGAGGTCTCTAGGCAGCATCGTTTTGTGTGTAGCAG GATCAGAGGCAATGTTTGCAGATCTAGgtcatttcagaaagaaatcGATCAAG ATTACATTTGTATGCTTGATTTATCCAGTCCTTGTTTTATGCTATGCCGGCCAGGCTGCATATATCTCCAAAAACTTGCATGCTGCAGATTTCAATCATCTCAGTGAATCCATCCCCC ACCGAATTCGCCACTGGTTCATAGCATTATCCCTTCTTGCTTCAGTTGTGGGAAGCCAAGCAACCATAACAGCCAGTTTTTCCATCATAAATCAGTGCCTAGCACTTGGTTGTTTCCCCAGAGTAAAAGTTATTCATACATCAGATAAGATACATGGGCAGGTTTACATTCCTGATATCAACTGGCTATTGATGGTTCTAAGCCTCGCTGTTACAATTGGTTTCCATGATATTATGAGAATTGGTTCTGCCACAG GTTTGGCCGTAATTTCTGGAATGCTCGTAACGACTTGTCTCATGTCACTCGTAATTGCCCTGTACTGGgagaagaatttgtttgaaTCTGTCTGTTGTCTGATATTCTTTGGATCCATTGAGGTAATGTATGTATCAGCTTGTATGTTGAATTTCCATAAGGGAGCTTGGTATTTGGTTGTCCTTTTGGCATTGTCCTTGACAGTCATGCTTTCATGGCATTATGGAACCAAGAAGAAGCTCGAATTTGACTTACAAAACAAGGTATCTGCAGAATGGCTTACTGATATTAGCCCAGGCCTAGGGGTTACCAGGGTTCCTGGCATTGGTTTCATTTATACTGATATAGTGACAGGAATTCCAGCTTTCTTCTCACACTTCATTACCAACCTTCCTGCATTTCACCAAGTTTTGATCTTCGTGTCGTTCAAGTCCCTACCGATGCCTTACGTCCCTGCAAGTCGGAGGTATCTTATTGGCAGGGTTGGCCCAAAAGATTTGAAGATTTATCGGTGTGTCGTGAGATATGGATACTGTGATCCTATTAGGGACACTGATAATTTTGAAGAACAGATTATTAGTTCAATCGGAGAGTTCATTACCATGGAAGAAAATGAGTTTGAATCCCTGAATTCATCAGAAGGAAGAATGGTGGTTGTTGGAAAGCCACCAGCTGATGGAAGCGCTTTGATTCCATTGAATGAAACAAACTCAGATGAGGAGTCTGTGAGCTTGGTGAGCAATATTGAAACTCAGCTAGCTCCAATGGTGGCCGATGCAGTGGAGAGTGGTTTGGGTTCAGTGATGAGAAAAAAGGTGCGGTTCATGTTGCCCGCGAAGAGTCCGAAAATGCGAGCATCTGTTAGGGATGAGCTGCAAGAACTAATAGATGCAAGGGAGAGTGGCACAGCGTACTTCCTGGGGCAGGTGCATTTAGCAGTGCGTGATGGCTCAGACGTGTTGAAGCGCTTGCTGATCATGACTTAtgcgttttgtgataaaaattgCAGAGAGCCTCCAGTTGCTCTCAACATTCCTCATGCCGCTCTTGTCGAGGTTGGTATGGTCTGTTGCATATAA
- the LOC18776551 gene encoding homeobox protein knotted-1-like 1 isoform X2, with translation MEGALSSSTTYKEKEKQENVEDHEILKNRISTHPLYGLLVEAHLDCLKVGGISGDLDLEGDVSRDMKQLDNKYKASENRQSDLDHFMEAYCLALGKLKEAMEEPQQTSMAFISNMHLQLKELTGSHQPEPATSLSGESYN, from the exons ATGGAAGGAGCTTTGAGTAGTTCTACTACTtacaaggagaaagaaaaacaagagaaTGTTGAAGATCATGAGATCCTCAAAAACAGAATCTCTACCCATCCCTTATATGGGCTGTTGGTTGAAGCTCACTTGGATTGTTTGAAg GTCGGTGGAATTAGTGGTGACCTAGACCTAGAGGGAGATGTTAGCAGAGATATGAAGCAGCTTGACAACAAGTACAAGGCCAGTGAAAATCGACAATCTGACCTCGATCACTTCATG GAAGCATATTGCTTGGCACTTGGGAAGCTGAAAGAAGCAATGGAGGAACCGCAGCAAACGTCGATGGCCTTCATAAGTAACATGCACCTGCAACTCAAGGAGCTAACAGGATCTCATCAACCTGAACCGGCCACCTCACTTTCCG GTGAAAGCTACAATTGA
- the LOC18777397 gene encoding dihydropyrimidine dehydrogenase (NADP(+)), chloroplastic — translation MASLSFTQIRGKNPVAEFSRTRPELGLTRPSRVGFRVFASESEAKAEPDLSVTVNGLHMPNPFVIGSGPPGTNYTVMKRAFDEGWGAVIAKTVSLDAAKVKNVTPRYARLRADANGSPKGQIIGWENIELISDRPLEIMLKEFKQLKQEYPDRILIASIMEEYNKAGWEELIDRVEQTGVDAFEINFSCPHGMPERKMGAAVGQDCALLEEVCGWINAKATIPVWAKMTPNVTDITQPARVALSSGCEGVAAINTIMSVMGINLTTLRPEPCVEGYSTPGGYSSKAVHPIALAKVMNIAKMMKSEFGDKDYSLSGIGGVESGGDAAEFILLGANTVQVCTGVMMHGYGIVKKLCSELQDFMKLHNFSSIEDFRGVSLEYFTTHTDLVRRQQEAIQQRKAVRKGLQSDKEWTGDGFVKETESMVSN, via the exons ATGGCGTCTCTCAGTTTTACTCAGATCAGAGGCAAGAACCCAGTTGCTGAATTTTCCAGGACACGTCCTGAGTTGGGTTTGACTCGGCCTAGCAGAGTTGGGTTTAGGGTGTTTGCCTCTGAGTCTGAGGCCAAGGCAGAGCCTGATCTTAGTGTTACTGTCAATGGTTTGCACATGCCCAATCCCTTTGTTATTGGCTCCGGTCCACCCGGTACCAACTATACGGTCATGAAGAGGGCGTTTGATGAAGGGTGGGGTGCTGTGATTGCCAAAACT GTGTCACTGGACGCAGCAAAGGTAAAAAATGTCACTCCTCGATATGCTAGGCTACGAGCAGATGCAAATGGCTCACCCAAAGGGCAAATTATTGGGTGGGAGAACATAGAACTGATAAGTGATCGACCTCTTGAAATCATGTTGAAAGAATTCAAGCAATTAAAACAAGAGTATCCAGACAGGATTCTGATTGCTTCAATTATGGAGGAATATAACAAAGCTGGCTGGGAGGAACTTATTGACCGTGTCGAGCAAACTGGAGTT GATGCCTTTGAAATCAATTTCTCCTGTCCTCATGGTATGCCAGAGCGCAAGATGGGTGCTGCAGTTGGCCAAGACTGCGCACTTTTGGAAGAAGTCTGTGGATGGATTAATGCCAAAGCTACAATTCCTGTTTGGGCTAAGATGACTCCTAACGTCACTGACATCACACAG CCCGCTAGAGTGGCTCTGAGCTCAGGATGTGAGGGGGTTGCCGCTATTAACACAATCATGAGTGTAATGGGGATCAATCTAACTACCTTACGGCCTGAACCTTGTGTGGAGGG ATACTCAACTCCTGGAGGCTATTCTTCTAAGGCAGTTCATCCTATTGCACTTGCAAAAGTAATGAATATTGCAAAAATGATGAAATCAGAGTTTGGTGATAAGGATTACTCACTTTCTGGTATTGGGGGTGTTGAGTCCGGTGGTGATGCTGCTGAATTTATTCTGCTTGGAGCAAATACTGTTCAG GTCTGCACTGGGGTCATGATGCATGGATATGGTATTGTGAAAAAACTCTGTTCTGAGCTTCAGGATTTTATGAAACTACACAATTTCTCATCTATAGAAGATTTCAGGGG GGTTTCCCTTGAATATTTTACAACACATACTGATTTAGTACGAAGGCAACAAGAAGCAATACAACAGAGGAAAGCTGTCCGGAAAGGTTTGCAATCGGACAAGGAGTGGACAGGAGACGGCTTCGTCAAAGAGACTGAAAGCATGGTTTCCAACTAA
- the LOC18776040 gene encoding mitogen-activated protein kinase kinase 9, producing the protein MALIRERRQLNLRLPLPEPSECRPRFALPLPPTAAATTALTNNSSSAAISAADLDTLQVLGHGNGGTVYKVRHKRTSTTYALKLVYGDSDPTVRRQIFREMEILRRTDSPYVVRCHAIFEKPSGDIGIVMEYMDSGTLETLLKAHGTFSEPKLAHVARQVLNGLNYLHTHKIIHRDIKPTNLLVNSNMEVKIADFGVSKIMCRTLDACNSYVGTCAYMSPERFDPDTYGGNYNGYASDIWSLGLTLMELYMGHFPFLPPGQRPDWATLMCAICFGEPPSLPDGVSEEFRSFMECCLQKESGKRWTAAQLLTHPFVCKDPSVSVS; encoded by the coding sequence ATGGCTCTCATACGAGAACGCCGACAGCTTAATCTCCGCCTACCCTTGCCCGAACCCTCCGAGTGCCGCCCACGTTTCgcccttcctcttcctcccaCAGCCGCCGCCACCACCGCCCTCACAAACAACTCTTCCTCCGCCGCTATCTCCGCCGCCGATCTCGACACACTCCAAGTCCTCGGCCACGGTAACGGCGGCACCGTCTACAAGGTACGCCACAAGCGCACTTCCACCACTTACGCTCTCAAACTCGTCTACGGCGACTCCGACCCCACCGTCCGCCGTCAGATCTTCCGCGAGATGGAGATCCTCCGCCGCACGGACTCTCCCTACGTCGTCCGCTGCCACGCAATCTTTGAGAAGCCGTCGGGAGATATCGGGATCGTCATGGAGTACATGGACTCCGGCACCCTCGAGACCTTGCTTAAAGCCCACGGCACCTTCTCCGAGCCAAAGCTTGCCCACGTCGCCCGCCAAGTTCTCAACGGCCTCAACTACCTCCACACCCACAAGATCATCCACCGCGACATTAAACCCACCAATCTTTTGGTCAACAGCAACATGGAAGTGAAGATCGCCGACTTTGGCGTGAGCAAGATCATGTGCCGGACCTTGGACGCCTGCAATTCCTACGTGGGTACTTGCGCTTACATGAGCCCGGAAAGATTCGACCCGGACACTTACGGTGGCAATTACAACGGCTACGCCAGTGATATATGGAGCCTGGGGCTGACCCTGATGGAGCTTTACATGGGTCACTTTCCGTTCTTGCCTCCGGGTCAGAGACCCGACTGGGCCACCCTTATGTGCGCCATATGTTTCGGAGAGCCGCCGAGCTTGCCCGATGGGGTGTCGGAGGAGTTCAGGAGTTTCATGGAGTGTTGCTTGCAGAAGGAGTCCGGAAAACGGTGGACGGCCGCTCAGCTTTTGACCCACCCGTTCGTCTGTAAAGATCCGAGTGTATCCGTTTCTTGA